A section of the bacterium genome encodes:
- a CDS encoding isoprenyl transferase, producing MSIPNDEFQLLSLIDKDKLPGHIAIIMDGNGRWAKGKKLPRVAGHRAGMKTVKRIVKLCGELGIKVLTLYAFSTENWTRPQKEVNTLMNLLREYLRKETGELNRDNVKLNFIGRIEQLSDLIIKDLKWATEKTANNTGLILNIALNYSGRADIIDAIKKLTADIENKKCSSEDINEPLFEKYLSTANLPEPDLLIRTSGEMRISNFLLWQIAYTEIYITPAYWPDFSRKHFLSAIVDYQKRERRFGGILEMKK from the coding sequence ATGTCCATCCCAAATGATGAATTTCAATTATTGTCTCTCATAGATAAAGATAAATTACCAGGACATATTGCGATTATTATGGATGGGAATGGAAGATGGGCAAAAGGGAAAAAACTACCGCGAGTTGCTGGCCACCGTGCGGGAATGAAAACGGTTAAAAGGATTGTTAAGTTATGCGGTGAATTAGGAATTAAGGTTTTAACTCTTTATGCTTTTTCGACAGAAAATTGGACCAGACCTCAAAAAGAGGTTAATACCTTAATGAATCTTTTACGAGAATATTTACGCAAAGAGACTGGAGAATTAAACCGAGATAATGTTAAATTGAATTTCATTGGGAGAATCGAGCAGTTATCAGATTTGATAATTAAAGATTTAAAATGGGCAACGGAAAAAACGGCTAATAACACCGGTTTAATATTAAATATTGCCCTCAATTATAGTGGTCGGGCAGATATTATTGATGCTATTAAAAAATTAACTGCAGATATTGAAAACAAAAAATGCAGTTCAGAAGACATCAATGAACCATTGTTTGAAAAATATCTCTCTACAGCAAATTTACCAGAACCAGATTTACTTATTCGAACAAGTGGCGAGATGAGAATTAGTAACTTTTTATTGTGGCAAATTGCATATACCGAAATTTATATTACCCCTGCTTACTGGCCTGATTTTTCAAGAAAACATTTTCTGTCTGCCATTGTCGATTACCAAAAAAGAGAAAGAAGATTTGGTGGGATATTGGAGATGAAAAAGTGA
- the frr gene encoding ribosome recycling factor, with amino-acid sequence MLKNIYKEAEEKMTKVVEATKNEFATIRTGKASPSLVEHIRVECYGSQMPIHQLATISVPEPRLLLISPWDKSVTESICKAIIKSDLSLMPNTDGNVIRISIPSLTQERRKELDRVIKKKAEEGRIGIRNIRHKINSQIKEKEKEISEDESRHAHDEIQKITNRFIEKIDQLLASKEKEILEG; translated from the coding sequence ATGCTAAAAAATATTTATAAAGAAGCAGAAGAGAAAATGACAAAGGTTGTGGAGGCAACAAAAAATGAATTTGCCACAATCCGAACAGGTAAAGCCTCACCTTCTCTTGTTGAACATATTCGGGTAGAATGTTATGGTAGTCAGATGCCCATTCATCAACTTGCCACTATCTCTGTCCCAGAACCACGACTCCTTCTTATTTCCCCCTGGGATAAATCTGTTACGGAGTCTATTTGTAAGGCAATTATTAAGTCCGATTTAAGCCTTATGCCAAATACTGATGGAAATGTAATTAGAATCTCCATCCCTTCATTGACCCAGGAACGAAGAAAAGAGTTAGACCGAGTGATTAAGAAAAAAGCGGAAGAAGGAAGAATTGGAATACGCAATATCAGACACAAAATTAATTCCCAGATTAAAGAAAAGGAAAAAGAAATATCCGAAGATGAATCAAGACATGCCCATGATGAAATCCAAAAAATAACCAATAGATTCATAGAGAAAATAGACCAATTGCTGGCGAGTAAAGAAAAGGAGATTTTAGAAGGATAA
- the pyrH gene encoding UMP kinase, giving the protein MTDNKKPVFKRVLFKLSGEVLQGKKGYGIEPEVIASIAEQIKDIHNLGVEIAISIGGGNIFRGVSIYGSQMDRTSADHMGMLATVINAIALQDALETRQVFCRVQSAIEMQRIAEPYIRRRAIRHLEKGRVVIFAAGTGNPFFSTDTAAALRAAEIGAEVILKATKVDGIFSKDPVKYPDAVKYDKISYMQVINERLRIMDFTAISLCMENNIPIIVFNLLKPNNLLNIILGEKIGTIVS; this is encoded by the coding sequence GTGACTGATAATAAAAAACCTGTCTTTAAACGAGTTTTGTTCAAACTCAGTGGCGAAGTGCTTCAAGGTAAAAAAGGTTATGGAATTGAACCAGAAGTTATTGCCTCCATTGCCGAACAAATTAAAGACATTCACAATCTGGGGGTAGAAATAGCCATCAGTATCGGCGGCGGGAATATCTTTCGTGGCGTGAGTATTTATGGTTCACAAATGGATAGAACCTCAGCTGACCATATGGGTATGTTAGCCACTGTGATAAATGCCATTGCCTTGCAAGATGCCCTGGAGACACGGCAGGTTTTTTGCCGGGTCCAGAGTGCCATTGAGATGCAAAGAATTGCTGAACCGTATATTCGCAGAAGGGCAATCAGGCATTTGGAAAAAGGACGGGTAGTGATTTTTGCCGCAGGAACAGGTAATCCCTTTTTTTCCACAGATACAGCCGCGGCACTTCGAGCCGCAGAAATTGGGGCTGAGGTTATCCTGAAAGCAACTAAAGTAGATGGTATCTTTTCTAAAGACCCGGTTAAATATCCCGATGCGGTTAAATATGATAAAATATCTTATATGCAGGTCATTAACGAAAGATTGAGAATAATGGATTTCACCGCAATATCTTTATGTATGGAAAATAACATCCCCATAATTGTCTTTAATCTATTAAAACCCAATAACCTGCTTAATATTATTTTAGGAGAAAAGATTGGAACTATTGTTTCATAA